A genomic region of Catharus ustulatus isolate bCatUst1 chromosome 32, bCatUst1.pri.v2, whole genome shotgun sequence contains the following coding sequences:
- the TSPYL2 gene encoding testis-specific Y-encoded-like protein 2, which yields MSGAGAGTDRPSPAKLRRLDEPTGTGPAAAASRGKTAHSPTPAGGRGEGRSARARGDGSGHARGGGGGDARAPPGGDPEIAALAGEGQGPDTPGEGTGEPKTTGEVMASLDTTEEDKGSLETTSDDCLEREKGNLETTGGVAEGLESTGEAAGSVEGTKGSPETTKRCEGSLETTSSDCLEQEKGGLETTREVTEGMGTTREAVGDVEVAVTRSLEQNKAVLETPEESKESLETTREATGGLETSREVTGSLGTTNGRKGSLETAVTRCLEQGRRSKGGLENTTKVLGSVESDASPTGELKSTSRRKAKTPARPRASVKTGSAQCLEWERSREGELEPSREDTESLETITGQVEQDREQKGGLESTTEPEEGLEPTPTACVGQSRGGPGLPDLVGVPEPAGVPVPKEHVAEESAVISLDEDEEEEEERDEGPARYLAALEAVQLELEAVEEEAARAFRRLRARFCLRRRPHLQRRNRLIQHIPGFWVTAFLNHPQLSAMISDRDEDALSYMTSLQVEEFGQSRHGCRIRFFFSVNPYFQNDVVAKEFVRGPSGHLVSHSTPIRWWQGQDPRSRPHKGPPAPRSFFAWFGDHSFPAGDRVAEIIKEELWPNPLQFYLLGEGAEGPLDSESGEDCVVILDDDEDVQEIPDDGDGSGVEEIPTEEPPNNPPVGQKNPNRGRI from the exons atgagcggggccggggccgggacGGACCGGCCGTCCCCGGCCAAGCTCCGCCGCCTGGATGAGCCCACCGGAACAggccctgccgccgccgctAGCCGCGGGAAGACGGCCCATTCCCCCACCCCCGCCGGAGGTCGTGGTGAGGGCCGCAGCGCGCGCGCGCGGGGCGACGGGTCCGGGCAtgcgcggggcggcggcggcggggacgCGCgcgcgccccctggcggcgACCCGGAGATCGCGGCTTTGGCCGGGGAGGGGCAGGGGCCGGACACCCCCGGGGAGGGCACGGGGGAGCCCAAAACCACCGGAGAGGTCATGGCCAGCCTGGACACCACCGAGGAGGACAAGGGGAGCCTGGAGACCACAAGTGATGACTGCTTGGAGCGAGAAAAAGGGAACCTGGAGACCACTGGAGGGGTCGCAGAGGGCCTGGAGAGCACcggagaggctgcagggagcgTGGAGGGCACCAAGGGGAGCCCGGAGACCACCAAGAGATGCGAAGGAAGCCTGGAGACCACGAGTAGTGACTGCTTGGAGCAAGAAAAAGGGGGTTTGGAGACCACCAGAGAAGTCACAGAAGGGATGGGGACCACCAGAGAGGCCGTGGGGGACGTGGAAGTTGCTGTCACACGCTCCTTGGAGCAGAACAAGGCTGTCCTGGAGACTCCTGAGGAATCCAAGGAAAGCCTGGAGACCACCAGAGAGGCCACGGGTGGTCTGGAGaccagcagggaggtgacagggagcCTTGGGACCACCAATGGGCGCAAAGGGAGCCTGGAGACGGCCGTCACTCGCTGCTTGGagcaagggagaaggagcaAAGGAGGCCTGGAGAACACCACCAAGGTCCTGGGGAGCGTGGAGAGCGATGCTTCTCCCACTGGGGAGCTGAAAAGCACCAGCAGGCGCAAGGCAAAGACCCCTGCGAGGCCCAGGGCGAGTGTAAAGActggcagtgcccagtgcttggagtgggagaggagcagggagggggagctggagcccagcagggaggaCACAGAGAGCCTGGAAACCATCACTGGCCAAgtggagcaggacagagagcaAAAAGGAGGCTTGGAGTCCACCACAGAGCCCGAGGAGGGCCTGGAGCCCACCCCCACAGCCTGTGTGGGGCAGAGCCGAGGTGGCCCCGGGCTCCCAGATCTCGTGGGGGTCCCAGAGCCCGCGGGGGTCCCGGTCCCCAAGGAGCACGTGGCTGAGGAGAGCGCGGTGATCTCCCTGGAtgaggacgaggaggaggaagaggagcgGGATGAGGGTCCAGCACGGTACCTGGCAGCGCTGGAGGCcgtgcagctggagctggaggccgtggaggaggaggcagctcgAGCCTTTCGCCGCCTCCGCGCCCGCTTCTGCCTCCGCCGCCGGCCCCACCTGCAGCGCCGCAACCGCCTCATCCAGCACATCCCCGGCTTCTGGGTCACCGCC TTCCTGAACCACCCGCAGCTCTCGGCCATGATCAGCGACCGCGACGAGGACGCGCTGAGCTACATGACGAGCTTGCAG GTGGAGGAGTTCGGCCAGAGCCGCCACGGGTGCCGCATCCGCTTCTTCTTCAGCGTCAACCCCTATTTCCAGAACGACGTCGTGGCCAAGGAGTTCGTGCGCGGCCCCTCCG GTCACCTGGTGTCCCACTCGACCCCGATCCGGTGGTGGCAGGGGCAGGACCCCCGGTCCCGTCCCCACAAgggtcccccagccccccgCAGCTTCTTTGCGTGGTTTGGGGATCACAGCTTCCCTGCGGGGGACCGTGTGGCTGAG ATCATCAAGGAGGAGCTTTGGCCCAACCCGCTCCAGTTCTACCTGCTAGGGGAGGGTGCTGAGGGACCCCTTGACAG TGAGAGCGGCGAGGACTGCGTGGTGATCCTGGACGATGATGAGGACGTGCAGGAGATCCCAGATGATGGGGATG GCAGTGGAGTGGAAGAGATCCCAACTGAGGAGCCCCCCAACAACCCCCCCGTGGggcagaaaaaccccaacagggGTAGAATTTAA
- the NAA10 gene encoding N-alpha-acetyltransferase 10 translates to MNIRNARPEDLMNMQHCNLLCLPENYQMKYYFYHGLSWPQLSYIAEDENGKIVGYVLAKMEEDPDDVPHGHITSLAVKRSHRRLGLAQKLMDQASRAMIENFNAKYVSLHVRKSNRAALHLYSNTLNFQISEVEPKYYADGEDAYAMKRDLTQMADELRRQMEQKERGRPLAPAEPPRGGDGVCGSGGPPSNPSTGSQHHEDGGGDSKDVSEVSETTESTDVKDSSEASDSAS, encoded by the exons ATGAACATCCGCAACGCGCGG CCCGAGGATCTGATGAACATGCAGCACTGCaacctgctctgcctgcccgaGAACTACCAGATGAAGTATTACTTCTACCACGGCCTCTCCTGGCCTCAG cTCTCGTACATTGCCGAGGATGAGAACGGGAAGATCGTGGGATACGTCCTGGCCAAGAT GGAGGAAGATCCCGATGATGTCCCACATGGACATATCACATCGCTG GCAGTGAAACGCTCGCACCGGcgcctggggctggcacagaaaCTCATGGACCAGGCATCCCGGGCCATGATCGAGAACTTCAATGCCAAATACGTGTCCCTGCACGTCCGCAAGAG CAACCGGGCAGCGCTGCACCTCTACTCCAACACCCTCAACTTCCA GATCAGCGAGGTGGAGCCCAAGTACTACGCGGATGGGGAGGACGCGTACGCCATGAAACGGGACCTCACCCAAATGGCAGATGAG ctgaggaggCAGATGGAGCAGAAGGAGCGAGGCCGGCCCCTGGCCCCCGCCGAGCCCCCTCGGGGTGGGGATGGGGtctgcggctcgggggggcctCCCTCCAACCCCTCCACGGGATCTCAGCACCACGAGGATGGAGGGGGCGACAGCAAAGACGTCAGCGAGGTCAGCGAGACCACCGAGAGCACCGACGTCAAGGACAGCTCCGAGGCCTCCGACTCCGCCTCATAG
- the LOC117009228 gene encoding translation initiation factor IF-2-like: MRPGKGRPQEAEDVQPPPPDHSTEPDPAPTPPQDAEQPPAQGAEDEAVARELEQLYLSHLRRLRGDPGDSDPPPRNGGPPFPERAPNTSLANEMALRYEGGGRCSPPVLLGRGGAGGGSAGGAGAAPPGEGEQFGGCPEGVRGGSGLGRAGPGGLGGRGGSHGRAGLGALPGAGLAHVKLGGGDKTQMSPPKIVTSQIVTALSPPPISPWRKALDTPKSIGGGGEAELRWKGTPELSPTTLGGVGALSLCGTPPPTPTHVHPTRVLGRPCVHTAMERRCPRVLVMGGALGEKSLSSLGDIVWESQPL, from the exons ATGAGGCCTGGGAAGGGCAG GCCACAGGAGGCAGAGGACGTGCAGCCCCCACCCCCCGACCACAGCACAG agcctgaccctgccccaacGCCCCCCCAGGATGcggagcagcccccagcacag GGCGCCGAGGACGAGGCGGTGGCgcgggagctggagcagctctacCTGTCCCACCTGCGCCGGCTGCGGGGGGACCCCGGCGACAGCGACCCCCCCCCGAGAAACGGGGGTCCCCCCTTTCCCGAGCGAGCCCCCAACACCTCGCTGGCCAACGAGATGGCCCTGCGCTATGAAGGGGGGGGACGCTGCAGCCCCCcggtgctgctggggagggggggggccGGTGGAGGGAGCGCTGGTGGTgccggcgcggcccccccgggggagggggagcagtTTGGGGGGTGCCCTGAGGGGGTGCGGGGTGGTTCTGGCCTTGGCCGTGCTGGTCCCGGTGGCCTGGGGGGACGGGGGGGGTCCCACGGCCGCGCTGGCCTTGGGGCTTTACCTGGCGCTGGCCTGGCTCACGTgaaattgggggggggggatAAAACCCAAATGTCACCACCCAAAATTGTCACCTCCCAAATCGTCACAGCActttcccccccccccatctCACCTTGGAGAAAAGCGTTGGACACCCCTAAATCCAtcgggggagggggggaggctGAGTTGCGATGGAAGGGCACCCCCGAATTGTCCCCAACCACTCTGGGGGGTGTGGGGGCACTGTCACTTtgtgggacccccccccccacccccactcATGTGCACCCCACCCGGGTTTTGGGGCGCCCCTGTGTACATACAGCCATGGAACGACGGTGTCCCCGAGTTCTTGTCATGGGGGGCGCTTTGGGGGAGAAG TCCCTCAGTTCTTTGGGTGACATCGTGTGGgagtcccagcccctctga
- the HSD17B10 gene encoding 3-hydroxyacyl-CoA dehydrogenase type-2 has translation MAAIRNVKGLVALVTGGGSGLGRATVERLVQHGARVVLLDLPSSSGGQLAQELGEHCAFAPADVTSPEEVGAALAVAQKQFGRLDLAVNCAGIGIAVKTYNSKKDKVHDLEDFQRVINVNLVGTFNVIRLSAQLMSQNKPDTDGHRGLVVNTASVAAFEGQVGQAAYSASKGGIVGMTLPIARDLAPLGIRVVTIAPGLFSTPLLAGLPEKVRKFLGQQVPFPSRLGDPAEYAHLVQALAENPMINGEVVRLDGALRMQP, from the exons ATGGCGGCGATTCGCAACGTGAAG gGGCTGGTGGCGCTGGTGACCGGCGGTGGCTCCGGGCTGGGCCGTGCCACGGTGGAGCGGCTGGTGCAGCACGGGGCTCGCGTGGTGCTGCTGGACCTGCCCTCGTCCAGCGGGGGCCAGCTGGCCCAGGAGCTGGGCGAGCACTGCGCCTTCGCCCCCGCTGAT GTGACCTCTCCCGAGGAGGTGGGGGCGGCGCTGGCCGTGGCCCAGAAGCAATTTGGCCGCCTGGACCTGGCTGTGAACTGCGCCGGCATCGGCATCGCCGTCAAGACCTACAACAGCAAAAAGGACAAAGTTCATGACCTGGAGGATTTCCAGAGGGTCATCAAc GTGAACCTGGTGGGGACCTTCAACGTGATCCGCCTCAGCGCGCAGCTGATGAGCCAGAACAAGCCGGACACCGACGGCCACCGTGGGCTCGTGGTCAACACCGCCAGCGTGGCCGCCTTTGAGGGGCAG GTGGGTCAAGCAGCCTACTCGGCCTCCAAGGGCGGCATCGTGGGCATGACCCTGCCCATCGCCCGGGACCTGGCACCGCTGGGCATCCGTGTGGTCACCATCGCCCCAG ggcTGTTCTCCACCCCGCTGCTGGCCGGTTTGCCCGAGAAGGTCCGCAAGTTTTTGGGACAGCAAGTGCCTTTCCCGTCGCGGCTGGGGGACCCTGCTGAGTACGCCCACCTGGTGCAGGCCCTGGCCGAGAACCCCATGATCAATGGGGAGGTGGTGAGGCTGGATGGGGCACTGCGCATGCAGCCCTGA